TGGTAAACAATTTGCCCTAAAAAATTTTGCAGTGCACATTGCAAAGGAACATTGTTGATGAGACCCCATTCAAAGGTGTCCCGTTCCATTGGAAGGACGATCCTTGCAGGATCAGCTGCCATCAATTGCAAACACCGATAATGGCATTTGATTATCAGCTGGGCAACCAAATCAATCAGCAAAGACACTGTCTTTTTGAGTTGATGGGGTAAAATACCCACTCTAAGATGTGCAAAGGATCAGGCCATTGTTCATCTCACTAGCCAATGATACCCGTGGGATGGCTGTCTGGATAGGTAATAAAAACAGTGATATCAACGGAAGGGTCTACTCGGTAAACCTGGCGAGTAGACAGAGCCTTTTGAACCTCCTCCAGCACTTGCTGCGCTTCAGGAGTCAACTTCCGAGGGGAACTCAGGTCTCGGTCTCCCCTTTAAAAGTTTGAACAGCGGGGACAGCTGTGCTGTGGTCAGCCCCAGATAGGGACGTAACCAATTGAGGACCCCAAGCAATCTCTGGGAATCATTCAGGGTTGCAATAGTTTCTGGAAATTGCACCTTCTGATGCTGAATGGTTCGCTCCAGAATCTTGACCCCCAAATACTTCCAAGGAGGTCAGCTCTGAACCTTTTCTGGAGCCGCTTGCAGTCCATAAGAATGCAAGGCGGAGAACAACTGAGGCCAAACCCTCTGCAGTTCCTCCTGAGTGGGAGCCACCACCAGAATGTCATCCATGCAATGATAACAATACATGTCAGGGAACTGCTCGCGGATTCCGGACAAGGCCTGGGTCACATACCATTGACAAATGGTCGGACTGTTCTTGCAGCCCTGTGGCAAAACTTTCCATTGATATCTTCGTACAGACTGATCATTGTTGACAAAAGGCACAGTAAAAGCAAATTTTGGTCTGTCATCAGGATGCAGAGGGATCGTAAAAAAACAATCCTTCAAATCAATGATCAAGATTTCCCAACCTGCAGCGAGCATGGTAGGCAAGGGCATACCAGGCTGCAATGCCCCCATGCTTTCCATGACTGCATTGACTTTTCAGAGGTCCTGTAACAACCTCCATTTCCCCAACTTTTTCTTGATCACAAAAACAGGAGTGTTCCAGGGACTGGTAGAAGACTCAATGTGTCCCTGGCGAAGCTGATCCTGAACTAACTCATGAAGGGTGACTAATTTTTCAAATGGCAGGGGCCACTGGTTCTCCCAGACGGGTCAGGTCACCAGCCACCGTAAAGGCAGTGTAGGGTAATCTGCACCCTTCAACACAGTGACCCCTGTCAAAAATCCATCCCAATGCGCACACCCCAGGCTGCCAGCACATCCTGCCCCCAAAGAGTGACCGGAGCTGCAGTAACATAGGGCTGAACCTTAGCTGTCTGCCCTTCTGCATTTTTGATCAACACAGCCTGCCAGCTCACAAATGTCTGTGCTGCACTCCCCAAGCCTTCAATGGCCACTCCCACAGAGTCTAAAGGCCACTTAGGAGGCCACACAGAGGCAGAGATGACTGTCACATCGGCCCCGGTGTTGATCAAACCTTGCAGCTGGATCCAAGGCAGGCTGGCACCTGGTAAAATCACAGAGCACATCACCTGCGGACGGTTGGCAGAAATGAGCGCAGACTAGAGGACTTGCTGCAATCCCGTGGATCTGGAGCCACCATCTCCATGCATCAGTTGATCTGCCCTGGGAACACACGACTGGAAAGGCACAAGTTGAGCAATGTGGGTTCCTGCCGGAATAACGACAGGAGGGGAGGGTGTGGAAACCATAGCACAAGTCTAGCCCGTAAAATCAGAATCAATGACACCCGGGTGCACAAAGACCCCCAAAAGGGTAGTGTTAGACGGCCCCATCAACAATGCACCCAGTCCATGACCTAAAGGCCCAAATGCATTCAGAGGGACCCTGTGCACCTCAGTAGAATCTAAGATGACTGCTGCTGTGGTGTGTACATCCACCCCAGCAGAGCCGTGGGTGCCTGTGTTGAGTTGACTGGGGCACCCTGCACTGGTGCTGCGCTCTGGGGGATCACTTGTGTCAGCGCGCAGTTCCCCTGTGCGCTCCTGCCCCCGTTTCCTGAGCCTGTCAGATGCTTACCATTAGCATGTTAAGCAGACTTGCATTCCTTTGCAAAATGACCTGGTTTACCACACCTGGAGCACAGAAAATTAGAGTCTGACCCCTTCTTGACTTTTGTCCCCTGCCCCTGCTTGcccttcttcttccccttcttGCGCCGACCAGTCCCTGAGGACAACAGGCCTACCCATAAAGATGCTGCCAGAACAGACATTTTGTGGTCCACTGTACCAACTTTGGAACAAGCCTTGACCATGTCTGTCAATGATGGATCGCCTGGCAATGCATCTATAATTTTCCTACAGTCCTCATTTGCGTTGTCCCTTGCCAAAGTTTTGCACAAAACCTGTCTCAAAGTCTCATCATCAGTCTGCTTCTCCAAAGCAGCTGCAAGCCTCTCAACAAATGGCAGGAACAACTCTTTGGCCCCCTGTGCTATCTTTACATATCgttgcctgggagcagctgtcTCCATGGTCTTGAGCAATGCCACAAAATCTGAGAAGGGagggagaagcaggcttgaggaacaaaatggtCAAACAATGGATGTGGCAGGAgaaggtgggattgtgcaggaaaaggaagagtagcaggaggaagaggagtgtgagggaAGAATAGGGAtacaggaagaggaggagcagaaataggGATCACCACAAGGTTCCATCCCTCCTTGTATCTATagcctcccctcagccccaggagcattgccaccccacatgcagcaggtgactgttgAGGGGTTCCACGATTTTCACAGGGGTGAATCATGACATTTCTCAGCTTTATTGGGTTAAATgttgttgctttattttttttaaggtgcaGAATCTTTATACTTTGGAGAGAGTTTTTGCTGCATCTTGATGTTTGGGGGGAGGTTATGatctgtgtcttgaagtttggaggatttttatgctgaacttggtgttttggaggttcttacagacacatGATGCCCAATGACTTTGTGAGATgaagtggggacaggaggaactcccagtccaaggtgctctgttcttttttttccccaaaccaggatttttcattcccagggaggaatgaaaatggaggaaatggaggaggaggaaaagccctggagatcccGCACAAGGAGTGGCatcaaacccagcccagggagctgcagggaggaaagagcccccctgagccaggaaggcgggcggagatccaggcggagctcagagctggtggagaagcctcatggcagggagaagccccacaagtgcttggaatgtgggaagggtttcaggcGGAGCTTGGATCTGATCCATCACCAGGTGATTCAcactggggagaagccctacgagtgtggggaatgtggcaAGCGTttcagctggagctccagctTGAGACTTCACCAGAGgttccacaccggggagaggccctttgagtgtggggagtgtgggaggagcttcagccagaggagCTGCCTGATGCAGCACTCGGtaatccacactggggaaaagccctttgagtgtgggaaatgtgggatgAGCTTCAGCCAGAAGGGCTACCTGATGCAACatcagaggatccacactggggaaaagccctatgagtgtggggaatgtgggaagagcttcaggcagagctctggcctGAGGAGACAtgagaggatccacactggagaaaagccctatgagtgtggggtgtgtgggatGAGCTTCAGCCTGAACTCCCAGCTTATGGAACACAAAGAGATCCatactggggaaaagccctacaagtgtggggaatgtgggaaaagTTTCAGAGAAAGCTCAGCCCTGATTTGGCACagggtgatccacactggggaacggccctacacctgcttggaatgtgggaagagctatGGGTGGCGCTCAGACCTGAGAAAACACCAGTGCATCCACAGCGGGGAGAAGctctacgagtgtccccagtgtgggaagaggtttcggatCAGCTCCAGTCTCCTCGTACATCAGCGATTTCACACAGAGgcgaggccctaccgctgccccgactgtgggaaAGGTTTCAAGATAAACTCCCACCTCACCGAGCATCGGTGcatccacaccagggagaggccctacgagtgtgggaagtgtgggaagagcttctcacagAGCTCAGCCTTGTTCAAACACCAAAGGAGGCGCCACTAAGgggggaagccctgtgagttcCCCAagggtgggaagagcttcttacactcctcccagctccatcctccatGGGAGGATCCATGTTGGATGATCCTCAGTGACCCTCACTGGGCAGATCCCTGGTGATCTATGGGCCTGGTCATCTGTGTTGGGAAGACACTTGGCTGGGAGGCTCCACATCTTCCTCGTTCCCTGTGGGCACCTAGATAAACCCAGTGGCAGGAACATCCATTGGGGCACAGACCAACAATGGGAATTCCTTGGGGAGAGCAGATTTATTGACTTTCAACTCCATAAAATCTTCTGCATTCAATCCTATCTTCTGGCGGCATCAAAGAATACTGAATGGTCTTGGAGGTATGTCCTAGGTTGACTATATGATGCTTGTATCTCCAAttgtctgttctgtttatggtgaattataatttttgcacctttaagacttgttccaagagcaaaggagggagagaagggcagagtatgttttcagaaactggactcactcctccacattcctgctcctgggccaGGTTGTCTGCAGATGGGCAGACAGAGgtacagagctctcctttgctgttaattagttttagctagctgtggcagagaagttccctggactgtggctgtttttcccttttctttggacctgtttaaacctgctctggccTGAACACCCAAAAGAGCACcggcagctcacacctgtggcccagcgGGCCAGGCCTGgactgtggcatttccagcaccggagggactgataagagactgaGTGAGCTGAGCTACAACCCACGGAGGGACTTTCTGAGTTTGTCTCTATTTTAGAGCagcaagaggttttattgtttaatattgtttaggttttattctttaaaaaacagttttttccactgttCTCCAAGGAGGTATTTTTCCCAAACTGGCTGGGGGAGGAgccaattgaatctgctttccagAGGAATCCCTTTGGAGGTTCTCTCTCAAATTTGCTCTGAACCAGgacaaggtcttttccaacttcagGGATTCCACAATTTTGATTTCCTATTGCCCAAGGGTGTCTTCTGCAGCCAGATGgtggaaaaactggggaaaagacCAAGATTTTGGAGACAGTGGGGTAGAAACTCCACCAAAAAGGTTCTTCCCTCCACCCAAGCACGTGGATCCTCAGCCGGCATGGACATGgaagtctttttcttttggccttgattttgttttcatttctctttatccctttaaaatattcaatattGAAGTAAAAATAGACATTGAACTAAGTTAGTGGATGTGGTCATGGTAGGACACAGACATGGTGGGACACATGTAAGAATGTGCCCTCTGTTGACAGAGTAAACAAGTTAACCTTTTGTTCccttaaaaaggacaaaaggccaggtgtttctctcctcaatttAAAAGACACCTCATAGGACCTCTGGAACTTCACCTCAAACTTAAGGGTAGCTAATTGGACAGGAGCCAAAAAGTCCCACCTAAGcaattccctggaaaagaagagaacaaaagaagttaATTGCTTTTGCGAAGTGTTTTAGCAAGAGCAAGAACCTCTTGCCCTGACTtggcttttctctgtaaaaagcttttttatttttgccttttattaaaactttttattcccaacactgtcacatgagccatcctgcttgttttatgCCACCTGAGGTAGCTGAGCTATCAAGGGTATAATGCTTATCTCTGAGAGCTTATAAGACCAggctcaaaaagagaaaaagcattagaCATGGAGAGTGACATGGGCACAATGGACATGGACGGGAACAGGGCCATCCCTAGGGACATGGGGAGACACAGGCATGGATGGAGACGTGGGGGACAATGACAGGGATGGAAACATGGTGGGGAGACAGCCATGGGTGAGGACATGGTGGGACATGGGCAGTGACAAGTGGGGACACAGCCATGGCCGGTGCCATGGGAGGAACTTGCAGGGGAtgagggggatgctgggtttgagggagTTGAAGGTTCCTGGGCAGGACTTGGACCTTGCTGAGGCCTTTGGGGAGCCCAGGCCAAGCGGCTCCAGCTGCGCTGGGAGActctggtggaggttctggggcAGCTGCTCAAGGACCCCTGACCtggagccccagctgggcactgggctCCTGGAAGGGGATGAACATCCTTGTCCCTAGGAGGGAAATCCCGACACCCCCAGGGTGTTGGGGACAGCTGAGGGGCCACAACAGGGAGGGGAAAGCCCAACAGAGCTGTTCTCCTCCTAAGCTACATCCTAAAAGTCCCAAAACTCAGGGATTCCTcccaggaaaaagctgccaggagctgcctgaatTGAGGGAAAGGGGGGATGTGATCCCCAAACTGAACAGGAGGGGTCTGGATCCCCAAATCCAAGCCCAGGGGTGAAAGGTAGAGCTGGAGGGACAatggggaaggggtgggagagcaggggaaaagGACATTCTGAGCAGGAGAGGATTGGGACCCTCAGATTGAGTTGGGAGGGGTCTTTGGGTTGGGGGAACAATGGGAGTGGGGAGGCAAGGGTGGGGATGGGATCAAAAATGGGTGGTTCCATGGGGATCCCTTAGTGTCCCTATCACTTGATCCCTGGAGTGATTTCCGTGAGGCTCTGGGAGGGGGGAATGGATCTGCACTGGGTGGgtccccaagccccctgcccaTACCTGGGGGGCTCATGGGAGGTTCCCTCTACCCAAACGCTGGTGCCGCAGCCATGGGGGAGAGGTGGGTTGGAAAGGGGGATCTGGGGTGGTCAGGGAGGAAGAGCAataggaagaggagagaaagatgaggaggaggttagggaaaaaaaggaacaggaacaggaggaggaagaggaggaaccgCAGCAGATACACACGATTTGCCTGCTCATCTGCTGAGTCTGCAGCTCCCCTGGTCATGGCAGCACTGACTGCCCCAGATCCTGCAGGtaagtggggagggggagcttgCCCCAAATCCATTGGGGGACTTCTGGGAGttttttttgcagggaaagGGATATTTGGATCTTGCATTGCCCCAAAGCTGAGACGCAGATGCCCCTTTGGAGACTTGTGAAGGGTTCCTGTAGCGATCTCTGTACTGGCTGGGGCAGTGGTAACAGTTTGGGGGGGAcattggttttggggttccaaTTGGCATcggagtggggagagcagcaaTGGCcaatcctggagctgggggatcccagcagcctggaggagtgggggactctggagatgagcagagtctgggcccATCCAACTGTGAACAGGGTGGTGACTTCTCAAGCTGGACTTGGGCAGCAGGACCAAGGTGCCCaccctttgtttttcccccaagcCAGGATTTGTCCATCCCAACCTTTGTGCAGGTGGAGCTGGTGAAGGCtgtgaggaaaaggaagatagCATGGAACactgaggcaggtgaggaggaactcactgcccctttccccctctgctCCACCTATCAGCCCAACATTGCCCCTGGCTGCAAGGACAGCGCTGCTGCCAACGCTGTCCTGCCAGGGATGAATTGGTGGgatctccttctccttccctctggcaTGGAGGCAAATCCCGTCCTCTCCTTGTCcaccctccttcctcttctcattctatccttcttccttccacattccttcctcttcttttctttccttaccccaggcactgagctgcagacagAGACCTGGGAGGACAAATCTCTGCTGCAGAACCTCtgttttgagcagctccacagcatGGGAACCCAAtagggaggaaaagccctgggGATCCCAcacaaggaggggctgcaaacccagccctgggagttGTGAGGAGGTAAGAGCCCCTCTGTGCCTAGAAGTCAGCCAAAGATCCATTTGGCACTCGGAGATGGTGGAGACGATTCATGGCGGgcagaagccccacaagtgcttggaatgtgggaagggcttcagctggagctcGGGAGATCAGACCTGATCTGGCACCAGGTGATCCAGATGGGGAATCAATCAGTCCTACAtatgtggggagtgtgggaagggctttggGTGGATCTCCAAGTTCATCAATCATCACAAGATTCACaccagggagaggccctatgagtgtcccaaGTGTAGGAAGTAGTTTCTGAGAAGCTCCAATCTCATCGTAATGAGCCGAGGGGTCAGATGGAAAAGTATTTAGGATAATTGAAAACTGTGGATGAGTcaaggggacagctgggaataTAACTGAGATAGTAGAAGATTACATATTTTagtttagattttaaaatttgttaagAAGCCAAGTTAGCTAGCAAAAATCACATGCCTTAGTTAAAGAGTAGCAAATATATTAGAAAAGTAAAGTTAGGAGTGACAGGGATAGATGTAGGAATTGTGAAGGAgcagagaaaatagaaatatcttGCCTTAAGAATAATCAGCAGTTAGGAGAGGCTACCGTGACCAGCAGATCAAAAAGTCCTGCAAACTGGCCATGGGTGAAGAGTTTACCTTGAGGAAGACAGCTTTCTTCCTCCCTTACACCCACTCCCTTATTTCAAAATCCCAAAGACCCAGTTAAGGAAGCACAATTGCGCAACCGTAATGGATATTCAGCTGATTATAATACTAAGCGGGCAGGTAATGATTATGTATTATGTGTCCTTAGAAACAGCTTGGATATGTAAAACCTTTTCTGTATAAATAGAAAGCAGGAGTCTGCAACTCCTTGCACATGTACTTGGAAATGATTGCACGTGTCCAACACTGCAATAAAATACCCTTCTTTCCAGCTTTAATTAGTTGAGGAGTCGTCTGTCCATGCTTCAGTGCATCAgtggattcacacagaggagaggcccttctgctgccctgactgcgggaagggcttcaagcacaactccagccTCGTCACCCACAggcacatccacactggggagaggcccagTGAGTGTCCTGTGTGTGGGGAGAGATTCTCCAGGAGCTCTCACTTGACCCAACACCAAAGGAGGCACCATTAAGGGAAGCCCTGCGAGTACCCCCAGTCCCAGTATCACCCCCTttcctgcccacagagctctTGAGCCagcggcggccgcagccgctccccgtGGCCTTGCACAGGAACCCCTGTGATCGGGCagggaggattcgggaggatttGGGCCGTGACGGGGCGGGGTCCGGCAGGGACCGCGGgctgctgcgggtctgcccagcaactggtgagtcatcagccccgctGTCTCTGATTGGCTGAGGAAAGGCCGGGAGTAGACAAAAGGAATTGGAGAGATCCTGCCCCGAGCACCAGCACTGGCAACACagtcccagcctgggcacagggagggaatttattaccatccaaatcacagcaggagagaggaaagaaatctCTACAACACTTTCCCCCCACCCAACAGGGATCACCCAGACCAGGGGTTATCAATGATGGAGAGTCGGGGGCATCTGAGTTGGGATCagaagccaattttattgagtgtaccaggtgtttatatAGAGTTTCACTTGTATGGTGCTTATATAGGGCTCcatttttggtaacaatttcccattggttacacTTCTTTATGACATCACATCACCTGGTAACATTATTTTATCACTATGTCTCACAATATGTTTCTTGgtcacttcttgcccagggagactttctctgtgtctgtctctcccATGGTTTCTGCTCAATCAGGCAGAAGAAGAAGATATCAGGCCTCTTTATCTGTTCCACtgtactctctgttttattccccatacctCCCCCTATCTgttcaaacaaaaatacattcttaAGTGATTtgtctattatttttttcatacaaTATAAAATACAAGGAATAAGCATAACAATACATAATATAATCCTAATACATATAAGCCTATTTTAACTAAATTTCTTATCCATCTACCAAGTCTCCAATCCCCCAGAAGCTGATCTAGCCCTGTAAGCCCTGATACCACTGGGTAATCATAACCATTTTCCCAAGGGCATAAGTCTGTTAGAGGTTAAACAGGTGCTGATGTGGTGGCGAGGTCCTGTTCACAAGGGTTCTCCTCCAATGTTGATGTTCAAGGTGAATCTTCAAGTGATGTAGTCAAAGATTCTCAAAACGCCTTCACATTGTTTGCTGGAGTCCACTTGGAACCATTCTCTGTGGAGATGCAAGCAAAACCTCTACCCCAGCCTGGTCAGAGAGAAAGCCAGGTAAACTTTCCTAGGAATTGTTCTTGGGAGTTTTGAGAAGGctgagagaaagaattaaagcAATCTTGCAGCTGGTGTTTTGAACAGTTGTTTTCTTATGTTTACTAAAGAGTGTTTCCTTAATTAGCCAATCATATGAGGTGTGTTGATTAAAGGACCAGTCAAGTCTACCAGTGTTGCAGCAGCGTATAAAAAGAAATGGGCTCCTAATAAAATTAGTATTAGTCTCCTGGAGAGAGTTAGACTTTATGTGTCGCCTGACTCTTGTTCCTGACTCAGTGGTGACACCAGGTGACATCAGGTGACCTATGGATAAAGCCCCAATATCTTACCAGATCCTGGATCCTTCACTAAGGCaagggatttttccttttgttgcaATTGTGAATtacaattaaaatgtaaaacaatcaGGGGTTGGGGTCCATCAAAGATCATTTCAAGAAGTTGAACACATAAAAGGCTTTCTGCAGTCTCTTGGAAGGGCTGTCCTCTCTGGCCCCCTCTTTCTATTGTACCAAGAGACGCTTGAGGGAGCCATGAGCCCATTCAGTGACAGATTGGCCTTTTGAGGAATGAGGAATACCTGTTTTGTGCATAATTCCCCAAAGGCAAAAAAGGTAGCAACTCAGCAGGAAGTATAAGCTGGGCCATTGTCTTTACTTCAGATGGTATACCAAGAGTtacaaaagcagcagtgaagttCTAGAGACATCTTTAGACGTTTTCCCTGAACGGGCTGATGCAATGTTTGGTTTGAAAacacaggagtctgtgaaggaaggcaagagcctcctgtgaaatggaaaaggtaaaccccctccctccaaattaccacaatttcaaaattaaaagatctcaggcaaagatatgggaatgggaataacagttctttactaggaaaaaaaataaatttaaaaaaaaatggaattagtacaaacaaaaccagtgatagagtcagaaacctgacaccctgaggagtcagggtgttggtaatagtccagttaaatggtggctgctcctcctggagtggcagatgaaatgctgctgaagtggtgatctctagaagggtggagttttctctcaAGGTCTGATGATAGACTAGATGGGCTgatcttcctctgggaatctaGCAGGAAAGAattgctcctctgggaatccatcggggaagaagctgctcctctgagaATTCAGCGAAGAGGCTGTCCTGCTGTCCCAAAAAGTGTAGATTTTATGCAGGTAAggatgcttggctcctccctctgggtggagcatcccacaatgggatgatgtagtacagtcattcaatggtccatgaacagaagatatctccctggagggagacattgttcttggaagagataagaaaattgcccaacctccaacagatggcaatagaatacatgctgatcttacaagccaggacattatccaccccttattctatttccatctgcatcacaatgaaatcttacacccagttctcacttaagaccagttttccctgtggtacacaacGTGTTTCctcatctttctgcattacccaccaagtgtaaccaggtccctGAGCAAAAACAATCCCACAGATGGGTTTGTccttgcctgaggtgggattaatccaaacagtttttcctaaaataccttttatATGTAccacagggaccttatctccatctactgtgtgtaagggttctgactgggcagcaCCAGCTCGATTGATGGAtcctcgggtgttgaccatccaggttgcttttgccaggttcatttcccagtttctaaatgttcccccaccaagtgccttcagggcagtcttaaggagtccgttgcaccgttcaactttgccagcagctggagcacaaTAGgcaatatgatatatccattcaataccatgttctctggcccaggtgttgaaaAGGccgttcttgaaatgggtgctgTTGTCatactcaattctctcaggggtgccatGTCTCCACAGGATTTGCTTTTCCaggcctaagatggtgttccgggcagtggcatgaggtacagggaaagtctccagccatccagtggtggcttccaccatggtcagcacgtagcgcttgccttggcgtgtctggggcagggtgatgtggtcaatctgccaggcctccccatacttgtacttggacccccgcccaccataccacaggggcttcaccagcttggcctgtttgatggcagcacaggtctcacagtcatggatcacctgaaaAATattgtccatggttagatccacccctcggtctcgtgcccatttgtaggtggcatctctacCCTGATGACCAGAGGCATCATACTAGAGGTTCCTTCAAGGGgctctgacagatcgtaccaaAAAGCTTGGTcatgggaggttgaggctaccttcactttggtggaactcccctggttagagtttccctccttgagctgacacacccgtgctgccaggacagaagtgggtttcccatcccatcccatctccccATGTCTTCTCCATggtccctctctctctagctggtgattgttgggcgctgattctggggcctgtgactctcacagGTGCTgcattaaccttccttatctcctccctcatctcctctttaaacttcttaatcacagctgagatatgagcctgcattgggccattaatcatactctcataattcctaagtttgttggcaacagagcccactgtctctcggtTAGTGTCAGCATCAATTGTTGCAATGACAGTGGGGTactgagatggcccaagatttgctagactccacagcatttgccctgtgcacctcaccttgtcagggtcattatcaTGATGTCCATCCCTCGCAAAGAgcacctccaatactgccacttccctcagctgttggatcccttcctcaagggtcttccagcgcattctatgatggtgctcctgcattctctccctgtggacaaacctctcactgacactcattaagagctgctcccagagagaaagggaccctggttcccttacaaaaacctgatttatacccgagtcctgtgtcaagggtcccaagttccttgcctcagcAGCGttcagctgcacgcctgtacccata
The sequence above is drawn from the Lonchura striata isolate bLonStr1 chromosome 31, bLonStr1.mat, whole genome shotgun sequence genome and encodes:
- the LOC110480642 gene encoding uncharacterized protein LOC110480642; this encodes MIFHSQGGMKMEEMEEEEKPWRSRTRSGIKPSPGSCREERAPLSQEGGRRSRRSSELVEKPHGREKPHKCLECGKGFRRSLDLIHHQVIHTGEKPYECGECGKRFSWSSSLRLHQRFHTGERPFECGECGRSFSQRSCLMQHSVIHTGEKPFECGKCGMSFSQKGYLMQHQRIHTGEKPYECGECGKSFRQSSGLRRHERIHTGEKPYECGVCGMSFSLNSQLMEHKEIHTGEKPYKCGECGKSFRESSALIWHRVIHTGERPYTCLECGKSYGWRSDLRKHQCIHSGEKLYECPQCGKRFRISSSLLVHQRFHTEARPYRCPDCGKGFKINSHLTEHRCIHTRERPYECGKCGKSFSQSSALFKHQRRRH